The genomic stretch AACGGAGGTAAACAGAATACGCATGGTCATGCGCTCCGTCGCATCCTCAGGCTTGTGCCGGGAAATCGCGCTCCGGATGGCAATGTAGCCGGAAAACAATCCAGCCATCATCAGTCCCGGCAGCACGCCGGCGGCAAACAAACGGGTGATCGAGACCTCGGCTAGAACGCCATAGACGATCATTGCAATCGAAGGCGGAATTAGCAACCCGAAACTGCCGGCGCCGGCCAGAGAGCCGACCGAAAGCGAGGTGTTGTAGCCCCGGCGCGTGAGTTCGGGAATGGTGATCTTGCCGACGGTCGCAGTCGTGGCAGTGCCGGATCCTGAGATCGCCGCAAACACCGTGCACCCGAGGACATTGGTGTGGATAAGGCCGCCGGGTATCCGCGCGACCAGCGGTGAAAGCCCGCGGAAAAGACGCTGCGAAAGATCTGTGCGCAAGATGATCTCGCCCATCCAGAGGAAGATCGGGACGGCCGCCAGCTCCCACGAGACCGCCTTGTTGGCGATGACCTTGGATGCGATCGCGCCGATTCGGTCGGGCGAAAAGCCGAGGCCGAGATAAAGTGAGGCGATGCTGACGATCAGGAGAGCGGAGAATATCCAAATTCCAGCGCCGAGCGTCACGACAAGGAGCCCAAGGAGAAGAACGGTTGCGTCCAGAGTGGTCATCTTGACTTTCGCGGTTTAGATCAGAGTGAGAGGCTGGTCTCGCTGCTTTCAGACAGCACCACAAGACGCAGGAGCCTCACCAGAAGCTGTAGCGCCAGCAGGATCAGACCGATGAGAAAGACCAATGCCGGAAGCCAGAGCGGAACGGGAACGTAATCGCCGCTGAGCGTTCCGCGACGGATGAGCTTTCCCACCGTCTCCCATTGATAGCTCAGCACGAAAAGCACTGCGGCGAGACTGAGCACAACGCCGAAGAACTCGGCAACCTTGCGAGCCAACACCGGAAGCCGGGTGACGAGTACGCTCACGCGCAGCATGCTGCCCTGCTCCAGAACCCAGGGCATCGAGAGAAATGTCACGGCCGCAACCGCATAGGCAACCCAGGAATCGGTGACGTGCGTTGAAAGCGAAAAGGCACGCAGCCCAATCTCGAGCAGGATCAGTCCCGTCATCAACACGACGAGGGTGACTGCGACGTAGGCGGCTGTCAGATTGGCCCTTTGCGACACCGCAGCGATGAACCGCAGCCAGGCCGGCCCTTTCGGGCCAGCCGGTTTAAACGTTTCAACGGCGCTCATCAGGACTTCGCGGACCTGAACGC from Martelella sp. AD-3 encodes the following:
- a CDS encoding TRAP transporter large permease; this translates as MTTLDATVLLLGLLVVTLGAGIWIFSALLIVSIASLYLGLGFSPDRIGAIASKVIANKAVSWELAAVPIFLWMGEIILRTDLSQRLFRGLSPLVARIPGGLIHTNVLGCTVFAAISGSGTATTATVGKITIPELTRRGYNTSLSVGSLAGAGSFGLLIPPSIAMIVYGVLAEVSITRLFAAGVLPGLMMAGLFSGYIAIRSAISRHKPEDATERMTMRILFTSVRDLMPITLVMVVVLGSIYSGLATPSEAAAVGLAIAMVIAGIGRQLSHRMLLETLLNAVRVSTMLCVLIATSSLLSACLAYMNLPEEIKTWFSQAAFSPYMLLFVLALLYIVMGMFLDGTSITVMTVPIVLPVVVAAGFDPIWFGVFLIIMIELSALTPPIGLNLFILQGLTGRAINRVTLDALPFFLLMCFGTLILTLFPIIALWLPSLL
- a CDS encoding TRAP transporter small permease; this translates as MSAVETFKPAGPKGPAWLRFIAAVSQRANLTAAYVAVTLVVLMTGLILLEIGLRAFSLSTHVTDSWVAYAVAAVTFLSMPWVLEQGSMLRVSVLVTRLPVLARKVAEFFGVVLSLAAVLFVLSYQWETVGKLIRRGTLSGDYVPVPLWLPALVFLIGLILLALQLLVRLLRLVVLSESSETSLSL